CAGCCGGAACCCCGCTTCCCGCGCCAGCGCCGCCGACACCATCGAATCGAGCCCCCCGGAGACGAGGGCAACGGCAATCGGCGCGGCGGACATGTTCGGTTCTCGAGACTGTGAAAGGGGGCGCCGCCTCTCCTGGCCTGCGCCACTCTTCTTTGGTGACGCCCTGCCCCCGTGTCTAGTCCTCCCCGATCGCGCTGTTGGCCCGCGTGTCGCGCATCCTGAGGTACACGATCAACGACACGCCGATCATCGCGGTCACGTACCAGTAGAAGCCCCGCTCCCAGCCATTGTCCTTGAACGACAGCGCGACGAACTCAGCCGTCCCGCCGAAGATGGTGTTGGCCAGCGCATAGGGAAGCGCGACGCCCAGCGCGCGGACATGCGCCGGGAACAGCTCGGCCTTCACCACCGCGTTGATCGAGGTATAGCCGGTGACGATCACCAGCGCCGCCATCACCAGCGCGCCCGCCGTCCAAACGTCGCGCGTCTGCTCCAGCGCGGCGAAGATCGGATAGGTGAACAGCACGCCGGCGATGCCGAAGCCGATCATCAGCGGCTTGCGCCCCACCCGGTCGGACAGCGCGCCCGCGAACGGCTGAAGGCACATGAAGACGAACAGGGTGACGGCGTTGATCTGGCTCGCAGCCTCTCGGCTGAACCCGCTGGTGTTGACCAGGAACTTCTGCATGTAGATCGAATAGGCATAGAAGGCGAGCGTACCGCCCGCGGTCAGCAGCATGACCAGCCCGAACTCACGCGGGTGGCGCTTCAGCAGCATCAGCGCGCCCGACTTCTCCGCGCCCGCGGCTTTCGCGTTCTTGTAGCTCTCGGTCTCGGCCAGGCCGCGGCGGATGCGGAACACGACGATCGCCAGCACCGCGCCGATCGCGAAGGGGATGCGCCATCCCCACGCCTCCAGCGCCGCCGGCGACATCGTCGCCTGAAGAATCAGGAGCAGCGAGATGGCAAGAAGCTGTCCCGAAATCAGCGTGACGTACTGGAACGAGGAGAAGAAGCCGCGCCGATCGCGCCCGGCCATCTCCGACAGGTACGTCGCCGACGCGCCATATTCGCCGCCGACCGACAGCCCCTGCATCAGTCGCGCGATGACCAACAGCGCTGGCGCCGCCAGCCCGATCGTCTCGTATCCCGGCGTCAGCGCGATGATGAGCGAGCCGGCGCACATCAGCGTCACCGACAGCGTCAGCCCCGCTTTCCGCCCATGCCGGTCGGCATAGATGCCCATGATCCACGCGCCGACCGGCCGCATGATGAAACCCACCGCGAACACCGCGGCGGCGCTCAGAAGCTGCGCGGTGCGATCCCCCTGCGGAAAGAAGTGCGGCGCGAAATAGAGGGTGAAGGCCGAATAGACATACCAGTCGAACCATTCGACCATGTTGCCCGTCGACCCGCCGATGATCGATTTCAGGCGGTGGCGGCGATCGTCGGTCGCATCGGTCATCACACTCTCCATCATCCTGATTAGAAGCGGAAGCTGATCCAGCCCGCAAGGAAGTCCGAGCTCGAATAGCCCGCCTTGGTCAGCGACGGTCCTGCGGCCAGATGCTCGTAGCGGGCGGTCAGCGAGAGCCGCGGCGCGATCGACCACACGGCCTGGAGCCGCGCGACGTCGGCGATCTTGGCGTCGGCGACGTTCTGCGTGCCCGCGAATGGCTGGCCGTTGGCGCGATAGACCGCGTCGCGCACGTCGTCGCGCCAGGCGAGTTGATACTCGGCGGTGACACGCAACTTCCTGGCCGGCGAGAAGGTGAAGTTCGGCGCCACCGTGATGAGGTTCGAAGGCGTTAGATAGAGCTGGTAGCTGTAATAGATGTTGTTGCCGAACGGCGCATAGGCATTGCGAAGCTTGCCCTCGCCATAGCCGCCCCCGCCGCTCGCATAATCGGCGTGGAAGCCGATCCGCGGCGCCGTCGCCTTGTCGCCAAGGCGATAGGTCTGCGCGAAGAAGGCGTGCCAGGCGTCGATGTCCTGGTCGATATACGTCCCCCATTGATGGTTGACCGACCAGTCGACGTTGACCCGACCGACATCGCCCCACAGCCGCGCACCGGCATAGAAACGCTCCGCCGGCCCGATCCGGCCGCCCCACGCGCCTACGTCATTGCGGCGGCGCCAGACAAAGGGATCGAAGTAGAGCGACGACTTGCCGAACCAGTTCTTCGGCAGCACGAACCCGGCGGTCACGCCCGAGAAGCGGCGGGCGGGATCGACGATGTCGTCCTCGGGGCCGAGATCGCCATATTGGGTGGGCTTGAGGTCGAACAGGTCGACGCGCACCTTCGACCCGCGCGCCCACAGCCGCAGGCCGTTCAGCGTATAGCGGATGGTGTTGTTATCGCGCTGGGAGACGAGCAGGTTCGGACCGTCGGTGAACTCCTGCCGGCCATAGCGTGCGCCGACATCGACGCCGCCGACCTCCGCCTTGGCCTCGGCGAAATATTGCTGGAACACGAACTCGTTATCCAGCGTCGCCGCGGGCACGCCCAGGTTGCGGCCCGAGATGCCGCCATGCGCGACCTCGCCGAAGAAGCGCAGGTGCGGCCCGACATGCAGGTCGGCGCCCAGGAACAGCCGGCGAATATCCTGTCGCTGATGGCTGGTCTCGCGAAGGTTCGGGTTGCTCGTCATGTTGACGCGCAGCCGCGCCTCGCCCGACAGTGTCAGATAGACGTCGCCGTCATCGTCGAGCGGTAGAAATTTCAGTCGGTCGAGCGGATCGTCGCGCTTCGTGGGGTCGCGCATCACCCGCCAATCCTCGGCCCAGCGGGAGAGGTTGTAGCCGTTCGTCGTCGCGCCGTCGCCTGTGGCGGCATTGGGATAGCTGCTGACGGTCGGATTGGCCGGGTTGCGGGTCTGCCCCGCTTCGCTCGGCGCCGTCTGAGCGACAGCGGGAACGCCGAGCAGCAGCGTCGCCAGTCCCGTGGCGCCGCGAAGGGCGCGCTTCATGCGGATCATGATCGCCGTCCTTATTCGGCCGGAACGGCGTCGGCGGGCATCTGGTCGACGCGCGGTGCCTTGCCGGAGAGCGCGAGCGCGAGTTGCTCGCGGTCGAGGCGGCCTTCCCAGCGCGAGACGACGACGGTGGCGACGGCGTTGCCGATGAAGTTGGTGAGGCTGCGGCACTCGGACATGAAGCGGTCGACGCCCAGGATCAGCGCCATGCCCGCGACCGGCACCGACGGGACGATCGACAGCGTGGCGGCCAGCGTGATGAACCCAGCGCCCGTCACCCCCGCCGCGCCCTTGGACGACAGCATCGCCACGGCGAGCAGCATCAGCTGCTGCCCCAGGGTGAGCTCGACCCCCACCGCCTGTGCGATGAACAGCGCCGCCAGCGTCATGTAGATGTTGGTGCCGTCCAGGTTGAAGCTGTAGCCGGTCGGCACGACGAGGCCGACGATCGACTTGGGACAGCCGGCGCGCTCCATCTTCTCGATGAGGCTGGGCAGCGCGCTCTCGGACGAGGAGGTGCCGAGGACGAGCAGCAGCTCGGCCTTGAGATAGGCGATCAGCTGGAAGATCGAGAAGCCCGCCCAGGCCGACACCGCACCCAGCACGACCACGACGAACAGGACGCTGGTGAGATAGAAGGTGCCGACCAACGCGGCGAGGTTGGCGAGCGTGCCGACGCCGTACTTGCCGATGGTGAACGCCATCGCGCCGAACGCGCCGATGGGGGCGGCCTTCATCAGGATCGCGACGACCTTGAACACGGCCAGCGACACGTCCTCGAGCGCGTGGAGCAGCTTCTCGCCGCGCTCCCCGATCATCGCGAGACCGATGCCGAACAGGATTGCGACGAACAACGTCTGCAGGATGTTGCCCGCGGCGAGGCCGCTGACGAAGCTGTCGGGGATGATGCCGAGGAGAAAGCCCGTCAGCGTCGTTTCATGCGCCTTGGCGGCATAGTCGGCGACCTTGCCCGCATCGAGCGTCGCCGGATCGATGTTGAGGCTGGCGCCGGGCTGGATGACGTTGCCGACGATCAGCCCGACGATCAGCGCCAGCGTCGAGAAGAACAGGAAGTACGCGAATGCCTTGCCCGCGACGCGGCCGACCGAGGCGAGGTCGCGCATGCCGGCGATGCCGGTGACGATCGTCAGGAAGATGACGGGGGCGATGATCATCTTGACCAGCTTGATGAACCCGTCGCCGATCGGCTTCAGCGCCTCGCCCGTCGCCGGGGCGAAATGGCCCAGGAGCACGCCGGCCGCGATCGCCACCAGCACCTGGACGTAGAGATGCGCGTACCACGGGCGCGGCGCCGTGACGGCGGGGGTGGTGTCGATCGGAACCATCTGACCTCTCCTTCCGCCACTGTCGGGCGGATCGATGAACGTCTTCAAGGTGCGACAGGTAGACATGCGGACCGAACAATTTTTAGCGATCGCCGCTTTTCGCCGGATTACTGCGGTTTTTGCGCCGATCACGATTGTGCCGACTGCATGCGGCATGCGAGAATCTGCATCCGGCCGGAAGGCCGAGTGCAAGGATTTGCACAGCTCCGCCGACGCGCTAGACCCGCGGCATGACTCGCGCCCGCTCAGGCATGATCTGGCTTGCCGCGATCCTGGCGACGGCATCGCTCGCCGCGCTCGCGGCGGGCTGGATCGCAGGCGAGCGATCGACGACAAGCCTGCTCGATGCGACCCAGGCCGATGCGCGGCTGCGCGCCGCGCTGCTCGACAGCGAGCTTGCCCGCTATCGCCTGATGCCGCTCGCGCTTTCCGACGATTCCGATGTCGTCGCCGCGCTCGCGGGCCGCGAGCCCGCACGCCATGCGCTCGACAACAAGCTGGAGGCGCTGGCGCGCGAGACCGGCGCATCGGTGATCTACGTCGTCGATCCCCGCGGGATCGCGATCGCCGCCAGCAACTGGCGCACGCCGGTCAGCTTCGTCGGCAACGATTATGGATTTCGGCGCTATGTCGCGGATGCGCAGCGATCGGGCGCCGCGACGCAATTCGCCCGCGGCACCGTCAGCGGCAAGCCCGGCCTTTTCTTCGCCCAGCGCACCGACGCCGGCGGCACCGTCGTCGTCAAGCTCGAGTTCGACCGTGTCCAGTCCGACTGGGCGCGGGCGGGCGGCGAAACCATCGTCCGCAACGCCGCGGGCATGGTCGTCGTCAGCAGCCGCCCTGAATGGGTGTTCCGGCGCACGCGAGACCTGTCGGCGACCGAACGCGCGGCCCTTGCCGCCGATAGCAGCCTGCCACCGGGTGCGCTCGCCCCCCTCCCCCCGACGCGAGGCAGCGTCGCGAGCACCGTTCCCACCGCGCAGCCCGGCTGGGCGCTGACGCTGCGCCGCCCCACCGCCGCCGCCGTTGCGCCCACCGTCCGCATCGCCGCGACCGGCGCGGCGCTGGCGGTCATCGCGATCGGCGCGCTCGCCTGGGGCCTGCGCCAGCGCGCCGCGCTCGCCCGCCGCCGTACCGCCGAGCTCGAGGATGCCGTCGCCGCCCGCACCGCCGCGCTGACGCGCGAGATGGAGGAGCGCGCGAGCAGCGAAGCGCGCGCCGCCGATCTGCGCGAAGGGCTGCGCCAGGCAAACCGCCTCGCCACGCTGGGCCAGGTCACCGCCAGCGTCGCGCACGAGACCGCGCAGCCCGTCGCGGCGATCCGCACCTATGCCCAGACGAGCGCGATGCTGCTCGATCGCGGTGACGAGGCGGCGGTTCGCGACAATCTCACCGCGATCGCGCGCCTCTCCGACCGCATCGGCACCGTGACCGAGCGGCTGCGTGGCTTCGCGCGGCGGCGTCCGGGCACGCTACGCCCGATCGCGCTGGTCGAGGTTGTCGAGGGCGCAGGCCTGATCCTCAAGGAACAGCTTCGCCGCATCACCTTCGACCAGCCGTCAATCGATCCGGCGCTGACGATCATCGGCGGGCGCGTCCGGCTGGAACAGGTGCTCGTCAACCTCATCCAGAATGCGCTGGAGGCGCTCCGCGACGCCCCCGATCCCCGCATCGTCCTCGCGGTCGAGCCGGGCGCGCGGGAGGTCGTGCTGAGCGTCACCGACAACGGACCCGGCGTGCCTGCCGACGTTGCCGAGCGGCTGTTCACGCCCTTCGTCACCAGCCGTGCGGAAGGTCTTGGCCTCGGCCTCGTCATCGCGCACGACATCATGGTCGAGCTGGGCGGCGCGCTGCGCCACGTGCCCACCGACCGGGGTGCGCGGTTCGAGATCGTAATGGTGCGCGCATGACCCTGGTCGCACTGGTGGACGACGACGAGGATCTGCGCCGCGCGACGACGCAGCTGCTGACGCTGGCCGGCCATCAGGTTCAGACCCATGAAGCGGCCGCACCCGCGCTGGCGGCGATCGGCGCGGACTTCGAAGGCGTCGTCGTCACCGACATCCGGATGCCGGGCATGTCGGGGCTCGAACTCTTCCGCGCGCTCCATGCCCGTGATGCCGAGCTGCCGGTGATCCTCGTCACCGGGCACGGCGATGTCGAGATGGCGGTCGGCGCGCTCCGCGAGGGCGCTTGGGACTTCCTGGCCAAGCCGTTCAGCCCCGACGCACTGCTCGCTGCGGTGACACGCGGTGCCGCGACGCGCGCGCTCGCGCTGGAGAACCGGCGCCTGCGGACGCTGGCGGAGGCGACCGCGGCCGACGAGCTAGTGGGCGAGAGCGCGGCGATCCGCCGCCTGCGCGCCAGCCTGCCCGCGCTCGCCGACGCCGATCTCGACATCGTGGTCGAAGGCGCAACGGGCACCGGCAAGCAGCTGCTCGCGCGGATCATCCACCGGTCTGGGCCCCGCGGGCGGCACCGCTTCGCCGTGATCGACTGCGCGGTCCTGTCGGAGAGCGCGCTGCCCGAGCTGTTTGGCGCGCAGGGGCCGATCGCCCGCGCCGATCGCGGCACGCTGTTCCTCGACAATCTCGACCGCGCGGCGGCGCCGCTCCAGCATCGCCTCGTCCAGCTGGCCGAGCGGCGGGCGGTGGCGCTGGACGCGCGCGATCCCGTCGGCGTCGATCTTCGCATCGTCGGCGCGATCGACGAGGGCGCGCAGGATCGGCTGCTGCCTGCGCTCTACCACCGGCTGGCCGCGGTGACACTGCGCCTACCGCCGCTAGCCGAGCGGCCGGAGGATGTGGCGCTGCTCGCCGCGCATTTCCTCACCGCCCATGCCGCGCGCCGCGGGATGGCGCCGCCGCCGCTCGGCACCGCCGCCGCGCTCGCTGCTCGCCGCGACTGGCCGGGCAATGTCCGCGAGCTGGAGGCGGCAACCGAGCGCCTGCTCCTCGGGCTGGACGAGGCGGCGGGGGAAACGGCGGACCTGCCCCTCCCCGACCGCGTCCGCGCCTTCGAACGCGCCGCCATCGAAGAAGCCGTGACGCGTACCGTCGGCGACGTCGCGCAGGCGATCCGGCTGCTCGGGATCCCGCGCGAGACCTTCTACTATCGGGTGAAGCGCCTGGGCATCGACCTCAAGCGGCTGCGCGGCGACGGGTGACTGTTTGGGACGGGTGAGTTGGTCGGGGAGACAGGATTCGAACCTGCGACATCTTGCTCCCAAAGCAAGCGCGCTACCGGGCTGCGCCACTCCCCGACCGAGTGGGTGCGCCTAGACGAACGTGGGGCGGGACGCAATCGCGGTGCCGCGGGCAGAGGCCGCGTCGTCGAACGCGGCTTTTCGCCGCGCCGGCCGCAGCGCCGCCAGGGCGGGCGCAAGCTTCACTTCCCGCCTGCGCGCGGCGCTGGTGGGCCCGGCAGGATTCGAACCCGCAACCTAGCCGTTATGAGCGGCCAGCTCTAACCGTTGAGCTACAGGCCCCCAGCCCCGCTCGCCTAGCGGAAGTCACGCCGCCTGGGCAAGGCGCGGCGCGGTTGCGGCGGCGACGAGTTCGGCCTCGCCCGCCGGCCGCACACCGCGAGCCTCGAGCCGATCGAGCACCGCGTCCCACCAGGCGTGGAAACGCGCCACGTCGGCGGCATCGCGAACATAGGGGGTCATCCCCGGAACGATCGTCGGCGAGTGGAAGGAGAAGTTGAGAAGCTCGACGCCGTCATCGACCGCGCGGTCGATCGCGCGCAGCGCCTCGGGCAGCGGCATCTCTTCGGGCGTCAGCGCGATCCGGTCGAGCAGGCCGAGGCGAGAAGCGACGCCGCGGCCGCGCGGCAGCCGGCCGAGCAAGTCGTAGAGCCCCGCCCCGCCCCCGCGCAGCGCGCCCAGCCACACCGTCGTCAGCGGCAGCTCCAGCAGCGCTTGGTCCGTGCCGGCGCGGAAGGCGTGGTTGCCGACATGGCGGAAATCGGGGCCGCCTTCGTGGAGATAGCAGAAGCCCGACCGCATCGAGCTGTCGATGACATAGCCGCGCTCGGCGAGCAGCGAGAGCGTCGCCGGGCCCATGCCATAACGACCGGCACGGAAGATGCGCGGCGCGCGGTCGAACGCCGTCTCGATCGCGGCGCCCAGCAGGTCGAGCTTGGCCCCTTCGAGTGCAGGCGGCAGGTTGCCGGCGAAGCTGTTGGTGCGGTTCACCAGCTCTTCGTGCGGCGGATTGACCCACGGATGAAGGTGCGCGCCGATCGCGCTGACGCCGTCCTCCAGAAGCGCGCGCAGCACCGCAATCGACGACGGCGTGGTCGCAACGGGGTGATCGACCAGATAGGTGATTGGCACGCCGCGCTCGGCGAAGCGGCGGTGGAGGTCAGGCAGCGCATCGATGGCGGTTACGCCGCGCGCCTCACGCGAGAAGGGCGCGTTCCAATCGAACTCCTCCTCGGTATCGACGAAGATCGAGAAGCGGGTGCCGAACTCCTG
This is a stretch of genomic DNA from Sphingomonas sp. Y38-1Y. It encodes these proteins:
- a CDS encoding MFS transporter → MTDATDDRRHRLKSIIGGSTGNMVEWFDWYVYSAFTLYFAPHFFPQGDRTAQLLSAAAVFAVGFIMRPVGAWIMGIYADRHGRKAGLTLSVTLMCAGSLIIALTPGYETIGLAAPALLVIARLMQGLSVGGEYGASATYLSEMAGRDRRGFFSSFQYVTLISGQLLAISLLLILQATMSPAALEAWGWRIPFAIGAVLAIVVFRIRRGLAETESYKNAKAAGAEKSGALMLLKRHPREFGLVMLLTAGGTLAFYAYSIYMQKFLVNTSGFSREAASQINAVTLFVFMCLQPFAGALSDRVGRKPLMIGFGIAGVLFTYPIFAALEQTRDVWTAGALVMAALVIVTGYTSINAVVKAELFPAHVRALGVALPYALANTIFGGTAEFVALSFKDNGWERGFYWYVTAMIGVSLIVYLRMRDTRANSAIGED
- a CDS encoding alginate export family protein, translating into MKRALRGATGLATLLLGVPAVAQTAPSEAGQTRNPANPTVSSYPNAATGDGATTNGYNLSRWAEDWRVMRDPTKRDDPLDRLKFLPLDDDGDVYLTLSGEARLRVNMTSNPNLRETSHQRQDIRRLFLGADLHVGPHLRFFGEVAHGGISGRNLGVPAATLDNEFVFQQYFAEAKAEVGGVDVGARYGRQEFTDGPNLLVSQRDNNTIRYTLNGLRLWARGSKVRVDLFDLKPTQYGDLGPEDDIVDPARRFSGVTAGFVLPKNWFGKSSLYFDPFVWRRRNDVGAWGGRIGPAERFYAGARLWGDVGRVNVDWSVNHQWGTYIDQDIDAWHAFFAQTYRLGDKATAPRIGFHADYASGGGGYGEGKLRNAYAPFGNNIYYSYQLYLTPSNLITVAPNFTFSPARKLRVTAEYQLAWRDDVRDAVYRANGQPFAGTQNVADAKIADVARLQAVWSIAPRLSLTARYEHLAAGPSLTKAGYSSSDFLAGWISFRF
- a CDS encoding dicarboxylate/amino acid:cation symporter, coding for MVPIDTTPAVTAPRPWYAHLYVQVLVAIAAGVLLGHFAPATGEALKPIGDGFIKLVKMIIAPVIFLTIVTGIAGMRDLASVGRVAGKAFAYFLFFSTLALIVGLIVGNVIQPGASLNIDPATLDAGKVADYAAKAHETTLTGFLLGIIPDSFVSGLAAGNILQTLFVAILFGIGLAMIGERGEKLLHALEDVSLAVFKVVAILMKAAPIGAFGAMAFTIGKYGVGTLANLAALVGTFYLTSVLFVVVVLGAVSAWAGFSIFQLIAYLKAELLLVLGTSSSESALPSLIEKMERAGCPKSIVGLVVPTGYSFNLDGTNIYMTLAALFIAQAVGVELTLGQQLMLLAVAMLSSKGAAGVTGAGFITLAATLSIVPSVPVAGMALILGVDRFMSECRSLTNFIGNAVATVVVSRWEGRLDREQLALALSGKAPRVDQMPADAVPAE
- a CDS encoding sensor histidine kinase, with amino-acid sequence MTRARSGMIWLAAILATASLAALAAGWIAGERSTTSLLDATQADARLRAALLDSELARYRLMPLALSDDSDVVAALAGREPARHALDNKLEALARETGASVIYVVDPRGIAIAASNWRTPVSFVGNDYGFRRYVADAQRSGAATQFARGTVSGKPGLFFAQRTDAGGTVVVKLEFDRVQSDWARAGGETIVRNAAGMVVVSSRPEWVFRRTRDLSATERAALAADSSLPPGALAPLPPTRGSVASTVPTAQPGWALTLRRPTAAAVAPTVRIAATGAALAVIAIGALAWGLRQRAALARRRTAELEDAVAARTAALTREMEERASSEARAADLREGLRQANRLATLGQVTASVAHETAQPVAAIRTYAQTSAMLLDRGDEAAVRDNLTAIARLSDRIGTVTERLRGFARRRPGTLRPIALVEVVEGAGLILKEQLRRITFDQPSIDPALTIIGGRVRLEQVLVNLIQNALEALRDAPDPRIVLAVEPGAREVVLSVTDNGPGVPADVAERLFTPFVTSRAEGLGLGLVIAHDIMVELGGALRHVPTDRGARFEIVMVRA
- a CDS encoding sigma-54 dependent transcriptional regulator, with translation MTLVALVDDDEDLRRATTQLLTLAGHQVQTHEAAAPALAAIGADFEGVVVTDIRMPGMSGLELFRALHARDAELPVILVTGHGDVEMAVGALREGAWDFLAKPFSPDALLAAVTRGAATRALALENRRLRTLAEATAADELVGESAAIRRLRASLPALADADLDIVVEGATGTGKQLLARIIHRSGPRGRHRFAVIDCAVLSESALPELFGAQGPIARADRGTLFLDNLDRAAAPLQHRLVQLAERRAVALDARDPVGVDLRIVGAIDEGAQDRLLPALYHRLAAVTLRLPPLAERPEDVALLAAHFLTAHAARRGMAPPPLGTAAALAARRDWPGNVRELEAATERLLLGLDEAAGETADLPLPDRVRAFERAAIEEAVTRTVGDVAQAIRLLGIPRETFYYRVKRLGIDLKRLRGDG
- a CDS encoding polysaccharide deacetylase family protein, which encodes MSTASLPAAAAPPVGPRFAWPQEFGTRFSIFVDTEEEFDWNAPFSREARGVTAIDALPDLHRRFAERGVPITYLVDHPVATTPSSIAVLRALLEDGVSAIGAHLHPWVNPPHEELVNRTNSFAGNLPPALEGAKLDLLGAAIETAFDRAPRIFRAGRYGMGPATLSLLAERGYVIDSSMRSGFCYLHEGGPDFRHVGNHAFRAGTDQALLELPLTTVWLGALRGGGAGLYDLLGRLPRGRGVASRLGLLDRIALTPEEMPLPEALRAIDRAVDDGVELLNFSFHSPTIVPGMTPYVRDAADVARFHAWWDAVLDRLEARGVRPAGEAELVAAATAPRLAQAA